From Desulfuromonas soudanensis, the proteins below share one genomic window:
- a CDS encoding electron transfer flavoprotein subunit beta/FixA family protein, protein MKILVCIKQVPDMESKFKINGEGLWYEEANLAWRINEYDEYAIEQAVQVKEQVGEAEITVLSVGPERVREAMKKALAMGCDRGVQIACDDPWRRDSFEIASLIAEYAAKESFDLIFTGMQSQDRGSAQVGTLLGEMLGAPVLTTVVDFSWDGTKITARRELEGGMKGVVRTPLPAVVTCQLGLNTPRYPTLPNIMKAKKKEIVSLPVADLAGVEGRLATEKTAFPEKKGSGLVLEGEPREMAGQLLGILRLKTKVL, encoded by the coding sequence ATGAAAATTCTTGTGTGCATCAAACAGGTTCCGGATATGGAATCGAAGTTTAAAATCAACGGCGAGGGGCTCTGGTACGAGGAGGCCAATCTCGCCTGGCGGATCAACGAATACGACGAGTACGCCATCGAGCAGGCGGTGCAGGTCAAGGAGCAGGTCGGCGAGGCGGAAATCACCGTCCTCTCCGTCGGGCCCGAGCGGGTCAGGGAGGCGATGAAGAAGGCTCTGGCCATGGGGTGCGACCGCGGCGTGCAGATTGCCTGCGACGACCCCTGGCGCCGGGATTCTTTCGAGATTGCCTCGTTGATCGCCGAGTACGCGGCAAAGGAGTCCTTCGACCTGATCTTTACCGGCATGCAGTCCCAGGACCGCGGCTCGGCTCAGGTGGGAACCCTTCTCGGCGAGATGCTCGGGGCCCCGGTGCTGACGACGGTGGTGGATTTTTCCTGGGACGGGACGAAGATCACGGCCCGGCGCGAACTTGAAGGGGGAATGAAGGGGGTGGTCCGGACGCCCCTTCCGGCGGTGGTCACCTGTCAACTGGGGCTCAACACCCCCCGTTATCCGACCCTTCCCAACATCATGAAGGCCAAGAAGAAGGAAATCGTCTCCCTCCCGGTGGCCGACCTTGCCGGCGTCGAGGGGCGCCTGGCCACGGAGAAGACCGCCTTCCCGGAGAAGAAGGGGAGCGGTCTCGTACTCGAGGGGGAACCCAGGGAAATGGCCGGACAGCTCCTTGGCATTCTGCGCCTGAAGACCAAAGTACTCTAG
- a CDS encoding electron transfer flavoprotein subunit alpha/FixB family protein, with protein MKALLVAECRGGEFLESSYELAGFAAALGAESVMFCMGGDAPPAFAGTLYQADAAVCGEFNPALHKALLLQVIDREKPDLVVFCHSSYGWDLAPRLALALKAGQVSEVVALAEGGYVVPACNSKLRRTVRPSTALTVVTLQSGAFPPLKEEGAAPPIISLAPPATEGGMEFLGYEAAEIGEVDLSRAEVIVSAGRGIGKKENISLIADLARAMGGELGASRPVVDAGWAPHDRQVGSTGQAVSPKLYMACGISGAVQHLMGMKKSDFIVAINSDRDAPIGEVADVLVVADLKEFVPALIAQLQV; from the coding sequence ATGAAAGCATTACTGGTTGCCGAGTGCCGCGGCGGAGAGTTCCTCGAGAGCAGTTATGAACTGGCGGGCTTTGCCGCCGCCCTCGGGGCCGAGAGCGTGATGTTCTGCATGGGCGGCGACGCCCCGCCGGCCTTTGCCGGGACCCTTTATCAGGCCGACGCTGCGGTCTGCGGCGAATTCAATCCGGCGCTGCACAAGGCGCTGCTCCTCCAGGTCATCGACAGGGAGAAGCCCGATCTGGTGGTCTTCTGCCACTCCTCCTACGGCTGGGACCTCGCCCCGCGGCTGGCTCTGGCCCTCAAGGCGGGACAGGTCTCGGAAGTCGTCGCCCTGGCCGAGGGCGGCTATGTCGTTCCGGCCTGCAACTCCAAGTTGCGTCGCACCGTGCGCCCCAGCACGGCCTTGACCGTCGTCACCCTGCAGTCCGGCGCCTTCCCGCCCCTCAAGGAGGAGGGCGCGGCGCCGCCGATCATCTCCCTGGCGCCGCCGGCAACGGAGGGGGGGATGGAATTCCTCGGCTACGAGGCGGCCGAAATCGGCGAAGTCGATCTGAGCCGCGCCGAGGTCATCGTCAGTGCCGGGCGCGGTATCGGCAAGAAGGAGAACATCAGTCTGATCGCCGATCTCGCCCGGGCGATGGGGGGGGAGCTCGGCGCCAGCCGCCCGGTGGTCGACGCCGGCTGGGCTCCCCACGATCGCCAGGTTGGAAGCACCGGTCAGGCCGTCTCCCCCAAACTCTACATGGCCTGCGGCATCTCCGGGGCCGTGCAGCACCTGATGGGGATGAAGAAGTCCGATTTCATCGTCGCCATCAACAGCGACCGCGACGCCCCCATCGGCGAGGTGGCCGACGTTCTGGTGGTCGCTGACCTCAAGGAGTTCGTCCCGGCCCTGATCGCCCAGTTGCAGGTTTGA
- a CDS encoding thiolase family protein — protein sequence MENVYVVEALRTPFGSFGGTLADVPAARLGAAVIAGLLERSGVAPEEIGQVIAGQVLSGGAGQAPARQAMRYAGIPDQIPALTINKVCGSGLKAIMLGADAIRLGDSETVIAGGMENMSMAPYALPSARFGLRLGKGEAVDLLVHDALTDPYSGRHMGEIAEARVIAHGLTREAQDAFAGESYRRAQLAQTSGVFKGETVAVVKASRKGDLTVDQDEEPFRGDIAKLGSLRPAFDKNGTLTAGNASSINDGAAFALLAGEKAVKRLGLKPKARLVAYATNSLPPDLFPDAPVGAIERACAKAGLTTADIGLWEINEAFAAVTMIAIKELGLDPQKVNVNGGACALGHPVGASGARLVATLVAEMQRRGERYGLATLCIGGGEAVAAIFERV from the coding sequence ATGGAAAACGTTTACGTTGTGGAGGCTCTGCGCACCCCTTTCGGCAGCTTCGGCGGGACCCTGGCCGACGTGCCGGCGGCCCGGCTCGGGGCTGCGGTGATCGCCGGGCTCCTTGAGAGAAGCGGTGTGGCCCCCGAAGAAATCGGTCAGGTAATCGCCGGACAGGTTCTCTCCGGAGGCGCCGGCCAGGCCCCGGCGCGGCAGGCGATGCGCTACGCAGGGATCCCCGACCAGATTCCGGCCCTGACCATCAACAAGGTCTGCGGCAGCGGACTCAAGGCGATCATGCTCGGCGCCGACGCCATCCGCCTCGGCGACTCCGAAACGGTGATCGCCGGCGGGATGGAGAACATGTCGATGGCCCCCTACGCCCTCCCTTCGGCACGATTCGGACTGCGCCTGGGTAAGGGGGAAGCCGTCGACCTGCTGGTTCACGACGCCCTCACCGACCCCTATTCCGGCCGCCACATGGGGGAGATCGCCGAGGCGCGGGTCATCGCCCACGGCCTCACCCGGGAGGCACAGGACGCCTTTGCCGGCGAATCGTACCGCCGCGCCCAGCTGGCGCAGACCAGCGGGGTCTTCAAGGGCGAGACGGTGGCCGTGGTCAAGGCGTCGCGCAAGGGGGACCTGACGGTGGATCAGGACGAGGAGCCGTTCCGCGGCGACATCGCCAAGCTCGGCTCCCTGCGCCCGGCCTTCGACAAGAACGGCACACTCACCGCCGGCAATGCCTCGAGCATCAACGACGGCGCCGCTTTTGCCCTTCTCGCCGGCGAGAAGGCGGTGAAACGCCTCGGCCTCAAGCCGAAGGCCCGGCTGGTGGCCTACGCCACCAACTCCCTCCCTCCCGATCTCTTCCCCGACGCCCCCGTCGGCGCCATCGAGCGGGCCTGTGCCAAGGCCGGCCTCACCACAGCCGACATCGGCCTGTGGGAAATCAACGAGGCCTTCGCCGCGGTGACGATGATCGCCATCAAGGAACTCGGTCTCGATCCCCAGAAGGTCAACGTCAACGGCGGCGCCTGCGCCCTCGGCCATCCCGTCGGCGCCAGCGGCGCCCGGCTGGTGGCGACCCTCGTCGCCGAGATGCAGCGCCGCGGCGAGCGCTATGGTCTGGCGACGTTGTGCATCGGCGGCGGCGAGGCGGTGGCGGCGATCTTCGAGCGGGTCTAG
- a CDS encoding 3-hydroxybutyryl-CoA dehydrogenase, which translates to MAINRIMVIGAGQMGGGIAQVAAQSGLEVVLNDLKPEFIHRGLAVIAKNLSRSVEKERIAVAEKEAILGRIVPSTDLADAAAVDFVVEAASENMEIKSGIFRALDKAARPGVILATNTSSLPITEVAAVTSRPGSVIGMHFMNPVPVMPLVEVIRGIATTDATFATVDALARAMGKTPVEVNDAPGFISNRVLLPMINEAIFCVYEGVATPEAVDQVMKLGMNHPMGPLTLADFIGLDTCLAIMEVLHEGFADSKYRPCPLLRKMVKAGWLGKKSGKGFFEYA; encoded by the coding sequence ATGGCGATTAACAGAATCATGGTCATCGGCGCCGGGCAGATGGGGGGCGGCATCGCCCAGGTGGCGGCGCAGAGCGGGCTGGAGGTGGTCCTCAACGACCTGAAGCCGGAATTCATCCACCGCGGCCTGGCGGTCATCGCCAAAAACCTTTCGCGCAGCGTCGAGAAGGAGCGGATTGCCGTCGCCGAAAAGGAGGCGATCCTCGGCCGGATCGTCCCCTCGACGGATCTTGCCGATGCCGCCGCAGTCGATTTCGTCGTCGAGGCCGCTTCGGAAAACATGGAGATCAAGAGCGGCATTTTCCGCGCCCTCGACAAGGCGGCGCGCCCCGGGGTGATCCTGGCCACCAACACCTCGTCGTTGCCGATCACCGAGGTGGCGGCGGTGACCTCCCGCCCCGGGTCGGTGATCGGCATGCACTTCATGAATCCGGTGCCGGTGATGCCGCTGGTCGAAGTGATTCGCGGTATCGCCACCACGGATGCCACCTTCGCCACCGTCGATGCCCTGGCCCGGGCGATGGGGAAGACCCCCGTCGAGGTCAACGATGCCCCCGGCTTCATTTCCAACCGGGTGCTGCTGCCGATGATCAACGAGGCGATCTTCTGCGTCTACGAGGGGGTCGCCACGCCGGAAGCCGTCGATCAGGTCATGAAGCTGGGGATGAATCACCCCATGGGGCCGCTGACCCTGGCCGACTTCATCGGACTCGACACCTGCCTGGCGATCATGGAGGTTCTCCACGAGGGGTTTGCCGACAGCAAGTACCGCCCCTGTCCGCTCCTGCGCAAGATGGTCAAGGCGGGATGGCTCGGCAAAAAGAGCGGCAAGGGGTTCTTCGAGTACGCCTGA
- a CDS encoding enoyl-CoA hydratase-related protein has translation MEFNNLLVEKSDGIATVTVNRPRALNALNEETLGELLACFEGLEADASVRAVILTGAGEKAFVAGADIAAMKDLDAVAARDFALLGHQVMHLIEHLSKPVIAAVNGFALGGGCELALACDIRFAGDNARFGQPEVNLGVIPGFGGTQRLPRLIGKGRAKELLFTGDMIDAGEALRLGLVNRVVPPAELLDAARVLAAKIAAKGAFAVALCKEAVNNGLEMEMDKACRFEADHFALCFATADQKEGMSAFLEKRPANFSGR, from the coding sequence ATGGAATTCAATAACCTGCTGGTGGAAAAATCCGACGGCATAGCCACCGTCACCGTCAATCGCCCCAGGGCCCTCAACGCCCTCAACGAAGAGACCCTCGGGGAACTCCTCGCCTGCTTCGAGGGTCTGGAAGCCGACGCCTCCGTCCGGGCGGTGATCCTTACCGGCGCCGGGGAAAAGGCCTTCGTCGCCGGCGCCGATATCGCCGCGATGAAAGACCTCGACGCCGTCGCCGCCCGGGACTTCGCCCTCCTCGGCCATCAAGTGATGCACCTCATCGAACACCTCTCCAAACCGGTGATCGCGGCGGTGAACGGCTTTGCCCTCGGCGGCGGCTGCGAACTGGCCCTGGCCTGCGATATCCGGTTCGCCGGCGACAACGCCCGCTTCGGGCAGCCGGAGGTCAACCTCGGGGTCATCCCCGGCTTCGGCGGCACCCAGCGCCTGCCGCGCCTCATCGGCAAGGGGAGGGCCAAGGAACTCCTTTTCACCGGCGATATGATCGACGCCGGAGAGGCTTTGCGCCTCGGCCTGGTCAACAGGGTCGTCCCCCCGGCCGAGCTCCTCGATGCGGCCCGGGTCCTGGCGGCCAAAATCGCCGCCAAGGGAGCCTTCGCCGTGGCGTTGTGCAAGGAGGCGGTCAACAACGGGCTGGAAATGGAAATGGACAAGGCCTGTCGTTTTGAGGCCGACCACTTCGCACTCTGTTTTGCCACCGCCGACCAGAAGGAAGGAATGAGCGCCTTTCTGGAAAAACGGCCGGCCAACTTCTCGGGGCGCTGA
- a CDS encoding acyl-CoA dehydrogenase family protein, with translation MYLDLNEEQRLIQETARDFAASVLAPAAAALDRGGEQEAYFAHLHQLAELGFMGLNVKEEYGGSEAGVVAFSVALTEIARACASTAVTVSVNNMVCEVIQSIGNEEQRRKYIPKICSGQYRAGAFALTETGAGSDPAGMTTSAVADGDSWVLNGSKIFITSAPYAGVFVVWAVTDREAPKGKGISCFLVEAGTPGLIIGKAEEKMGQHASATNEVVFNDCRIPGEALMGKLNDGFRIAVAELAGGRIGIGSLGLGVGLAAMDCATAYALARSQFGQKISSFQAIQWKIADAYTELEGARLLLMQAAFKKEQGKPFAKEASMAKLFATESANRACYEAVQILGGYGYTRDYPVERYARDARITTIYEGTSEIQRLIVSREILRGFA, from the coding sequence ATGTATCTCGATCTCAACGAAGAACAGCGGCTGATTCAGGAGACCGCCCGGGATTTCGCCGCCTCGGTCCTGGCACCGGCGGCCGCCGCCCTCGACCGGGGGGGGGAGCAGGAGGCCTATTTCGCCCATCTGCACCAGCTGGCCGAACTCGGTTTTATGGGGCTCAACGTCAAGGAGGAGTACGGCGGCTCCGAGGCCGGGGTCGTCGCCTTTTCCGTCGCCCTGACGGAGATCGCCCGCGCCTGCGCCTCGACGGCGGTCACCGTCTCGGTCAACAACATGGTCTGCGAGGTGATCCAGAGCATCGGCAACGAAGAGCAGCGCCGGAAATACATCCCGAAAATCTGCAGCGGCCAGTACCGGGCCGGGGCCTTCGCCCTCACCGAGACGGGTGCGGGCTCGGACCCGGCGGGGATGACGACAAGTGCCGTCGCCGACGGCGATTCCTGGGTGCTTAACGGCTCGAAGATCTTCATCACCAGCGCTCCGTACGCCGGGGTCTTCGTCGTCTGGGCCGTCACCGACAGGGAGGCGCCCAAGGGGAAGGGGATCAGCTGTTTCCTGGTGGAGGCCGGCACTCCCGGTCTAATCATCGGCAAGGCCGAGGAAAAGATGGGGCAGCACGCCTCGGCGACCAACGAGGTGGTCTTCAACGACTGCCGGATCCCCGGAGAAGCCCTGATGGGGAAGCTCAACGACGGCTTCCGCATCGCCGTCGCCGAACTCGCCGGCGGGCGCATCGGCATCGGCTCCCTCGGCCTCGGCGTCGGCCTGGCGGCCATGGACTGCGCCACGGCCTACGCCCTGGCGCGCAGCCAGTTCGGCCAGAAGATCTCCTCCTTCCAGGCCATCCAGTGGAAGATCGCCGACGCCTACACCGAACTCGAGGGGGCGCGCCTCCTCCTCATGCAGGCCGCCTTCAAAAAGGAGCAGGGGAAACCCTTCGCCAAGGAGGCGTCCATGGCCAAGCTCTTTGCCACCGAGTCGGCCAATCGCGCCTGCTACGAGGCGGTGCAGATCCTCGGCGGCTACGGCTATACCCGCGACTACCCGGTGGAACGCTACGCCCGCGACGCCCGGATCACCACCATCTACGAAGGGACGAGCGAGATCCAGCGCCTGATCGTCTCGCGGGAGATCCTGCGGGGGTTTGCCTAG
- a CDS encoding acyl-CoA dehydrogenase, translating to MNFDLTDEHKMMREMVRSFAEAELAPGTRERDENERFDRALMFDKVAELGLAGVIFPEEYGGAGADYLSYAIVVEELSRVCASTGVTLSAHVSLGANPIYKFGTEEQKQQFLVPLAEGSKLGAFGLTETSAGSDAGGTRTTAVLDGDEWILNGSKIFITNGGDAEIYVIFARTDKKAEKHHGISAFILEKDTPGFTFGKKEQKMGIRSSPTMELVFDNCRIPKGNLLGELGKGFKVAMQTLDGGRIGIASQALGIAQGAFEAAVNYARERKQFDTPIANFQGVQFILADMATQIAAARLVVYQAAYKASAGQPFSMESAMAKLIASETAMAVTTKAVQVFGGYGYTREYPVERMMRDAKITEIYEGTSEVQRLVIGTNLTRG from the coding sequence ATGAATTTCGATCTGACCGACGAGCACAAGATGATGCGGGAGATGGTGCGCAGCTTTGCCGAGGCGGAGCTCGCCCCCGGCACCAGGGAGCGGGACGAAAACGAACGCTTCGATCGGGCGCTGATGTTCGACAAGGTCGCCGAGCTCGGCCTGGCCGGGGTGATCTTCCCCGAGGAGTACGGCGGCGCCGGCGCCGACTACCTCAGCTACGCCATCGTCGTCGAGGAGCTCTCCCGGGTCTGCGCCTCCACCGGCGTGACCCTCTCCGCCCACGTCTCCCTCGGCGCCAACCCGATCTACAAGTTCGGCACCGAGGAGCAGAAACAGCAGTTTCTCGTCCCCCTGGCCGAGGGGAGCAAGCTCGGCGCCTTCGGACTCACCGAAACCTCCGCCGGCTCCGATGCCGGCGGCACCCGCACCACCGCCGTTCTCGACGGCGACGAATGGATTTTGAACGGCAGCAAGATCTTCATCACCAACGGCGGCGACGCCGAGATCTACGTCATCTTCGCCCGCACCGACAAGAAGGCCGAAAAGCACCACGGCATCAGCGCCTTCATCCTCGAAAAGGACACCCCCGGCTTCACCTTCGGCAAGAAGGAGCAGAAGATGGGGATCCGCTCCTCGCCGACCATGGAGCTGGTCTTCGACAACTGCCGCATCCCCAAAGGAAACCTCCTCGGCGAGCTCGGCAAGGGGTTCAAGGTCGCCATGCAGACTCTCGACGGCGGCCGCATCGGCATCGCCTCCCAGGCCCTCGGCATCGCCCAGGGGGCTTTCGAAGCGGCGGTGAATTACGCCCGCGAGCGCAAGCAGTTCGACACCCCCATCGCCAATTTTCAGGGGGTGCAGTTCATCCTTGCCGACATGGCAACCCAGATCGCCGCGGCGCGCCTCGTCGTCTACCAGGCCGCCTACAAGGCGAGCGCCGGCCAGCCCTTCTCCATGGAGTCGGCCATGGCCAAGCTCATCGCCTCGGAAACGGCGATGGCGGTCACCACCAAGGCGGTACAGGTCTTCGGCGGCTACGGCTACACTCGCGAATACCCGGTGGAGCGGATGATGCGCGACGCCAAGATCACCGAGATCTACGAGGGGACGAGCGAGGTGCAGCGCCTGGTCATCGGCACCAACCTCACCCGCGGCTGA
- a CDS encoding CoA transferase subunit A, which yields MAKKNKRISLQEAAALIGDGSTLTFSGFTIWRRPMALVFELIRQKRRDLHLIEVNGGPQTEFLVGAGCVAVWESCWVGHELYGKYGANVSRKVGTGELLVEDYSHAEMTFRMAAAAAGMPFSVSQSSLGTDLHNPAYDMLGRAGKRDGRDGRIARHKYQFMDDPFYGGGQYVLAPAPKIDVAVLSVQQVGEGGTVRVAGQYYTDPEVARAAKITIAVAEEIVPEEYLRRNSDANTIPSLEVDYIVECPWNAHPTGMFGRYDVDGDFLRDFYQRTRTQEGFDAWAQEWVFGQDHLSYLEKLGWPRTLGLKANSAVNYSTSVKRGV from the coding sequence ATGGCGAAAAAGAACAAGCGGATTTCACTGCAGGAGGCGGCTGCGCTCATCGGCGACGGCAGCACCCTGACCTTTTCCGGATTCACCATCTGGCGCCGCCCCATGGCGCTCGTTTTCGAGCTCATCCGCCAGAAGAGGCGCGATCTGCATCTCATCGAGGTCAACGGCGGTCCGCAGACCGAATTTCTCGTCGGCGCCGGCTGCGTCGCCGTCTGGGAATCGTGCTGGGTCGGTCATGAGCTCTACGGCAAGTACGGCGCCAACGTCTCGCGCAAGGTCGGCACCGGCGAGCTCCTCGTCGAGGATTACAGCCACGCCGAGATGACTTTCCGCATGGCGGCGGCCGCCGCCGGGATGCCCTTCTCCGTCAGCCAGTCGTCTTTGGGGACGGACCTGCACAACCCGGCCTACGACATGCTCGGCCGCGCCGGCAAACGCGACGGCCGCGACGGCCGCATCGCCCGCCACAAGTATCAGTTCATGGACGACCCGTTCTACGGCGGAGGCCAGTACGTCCTGGCGCCGGCGCCGAAGATCGACGTGGCGGTCCTCAGCGTCCAGCAGGTCGGCGAGGGGGGAACGGTGCGCGTGGCGGGGCAGTATTACACCGACCCCGAGGTGGCCCGCGCGGCAAAAATTACCATCGCCGTCGCCGAGGAGATCGTTCCCGAAGAATACCTGCGGCGCAACAGCGACGCCAACACCATCCCTTCCCTGGAAGTCGACTACATCGTCGAGTGCCCCTGGAACGCCCATCCCACTGGGATGTTCGGCCGCTATGACGTCGACGGCGACTTCCTCCGCGATTTCTACCAGCGCACCCGCACCCAGGAAGGATTCGACGCCTGGGCGCAGGAGTGGGTCTTCGGCCAGGATCACCTCTCCTATCTGGAGAAGCTCGGCTGGCCCCGCACCCTCGGGCTCAAGGCCAACAGCGCCGTCAACTACAGCACCAGCGTCAAAAGGGGGGTGTGA
- a CDS encoding CoA-transferase subunit beta, with protein sequence MTMKEYARDGEFNLADLLCCAASREVQDNEVVFAGTGLPMVAIMLAQKTHAPNLKLIFEAGTLDGRPAELPTSVGDPRCEMGASRSSGLYDAFAIAQRGYVDLGFLGGAEVDQYGNVNTTVIGDYLQPELRLTGSGGNPDINSFASRTVFIMVHEKRRFVENVSYITSPGWRVKKWPEGSWVPRRTLYGAAYRGGPSAVISTAGVFRFDDETGVIYLDTCHPGQSPEGIAELCQFDLDISRVSGQTPKPTYEELHLIHEVLDPEQIFIPKTAKG encoded by the coding sequence ATGACCATGAAGGAATATGCCAGGGACGGGGAGTTCAACCTCGCCGACCTCCTCTGCTGCGCCGCTTCCCGCGAGGTGCAGGACAACGAGGTCGTCTTCGCCGGGACCGGGCTGCCGATGGTCGCCATCATGCTCGCCCAGAAGACCCACGCCCCCAACCTCAAGCTCATCTTCGAGGCCGGGACCCTCGATGGCCGCCCGGCGGAGCTCCCCACCTCCGTGGGCGATCCCCGCTGCGAAATGGGGGCCTCCCGCTCCTCGGGGCTCTACGACGCCTTCGCCATCGCCCAGCGCGGCTACGTCGATCTCGGCTTTCTCGGCGGCGCCGAGGTCGATCAGTACGGCAACGTCAACACCACCGTCATCGGCGACTATCTCCAGCCGGAGCTGCGCCTCACCGGCAGCGGCGGCAACCCCGACATCAACTCCTTTGCCTCTCGCACCGTCTTCATCATGGTCCACGAGAAGCGGCGTTTCGTGGAGAACGTCAGCTACATCACCTCCCCCGGCTGGCGGGTGAAGAAGTGGCCGGAAGGGAGCTGGGTGCCGCGGAGGACCCTCTATGGCGCCGCCTATCGCGGCGGCCCCTCGGCGGTCATCAGCACCGCCGGGGTCTTTCGCTTCGACGACGAAACGGGGGTGATCTACCTCGACACCTGCCATCCGGGGCAGAGTCCCGAGGGGATCGCCGAGCTCTGCCAGTTCGACCTCGACATCTCCCGGGTCAGCGGCCAGACGCCGAAACCGACCTACGAGGAGTTGCACCTGATTCACGAGGTCCTCGATCCCGAACAGATCTTCATCCCCAAAACCGCCAAGGGTTGA